A region from the Oncorhynchus keta strain PuntledgeMale-10-30-2019 chromosome 5, Oket_V2, whole genome shotgun sequence genome encodes:
- the LOC127930293 gene encoding periplakin-like: MLIAVLSQNLLSDIKKKESELNNVSKNAQLYQQAVKDYENDTEKFKSILDLEDGLVPQTYKRSRLESPALRVKEEESAIEAKFTEVNAVNKQRMANLQFAQGLMSQQSDVIVSNNVQQVRSAAPGEESWRIESQLKDEIQRREQLEKDLEKIQTDIYMLEGQKPEDTVVKKEIIKKVPDPTLVDEVHNVRQKLSDETRVTRAMDNELEALRLKLRGIETEIKEGAQQYTVKEVLRIERDRGQEEEVRRLREELEELRRRKTIKDNEVIQITKQVTLLAQQKSKEQEVITEEEVIKVQNDPQLENEYRILLDRKQKEQEGRKQLEDELRFLQDKLRRLEKEKSMAEEKISIKEVLKVEKDIAFEREVENLRMQHEDEKAKHRSSQRERADLQRKISSLEEEKSRVIVQEKVREIVRPDPKAEAEVANLRMELVEHQRRYRDADQQLKSHQDELKMLRNRGPQIEIKEIIKEVIKYKTDPQTERELEKLRNEIVDKTYQTEKSEMEIRQLRDEIQRWKDTKPQVQIKEVVNEVLEYKENPKTKEEIEILKRKLADEQKKRLDLERERSANEEKIRLRKIDLSQVREKVVQQEVVKMEEDPLLRSECSTFTQNINNEQRQRETLKEELFQLQRQKANLDAQLEELERERRARRDAELEIQRLRVRLNEMEVRDKENRERVTVKQMVVLQQDPQQEKEHSILKLQVEEERHKRTLLEKELNVLLEQQVTLERMVVKEKVVRTETIQVEKDPEAELEIEKMTRTLEQEKRRRLELDQELGSLKSRLSDMEFTNTKSSKELDYIRDESSRLQQENQRLQNDIRRLQSEIQITSTETRSISNSAPMESGKNLELRLDSLQRELAELKAITSQKDEEIEKLQKSLSAIQIKREQRESHLRRSIVVIDPDSGKEMRPEEAYKLGLIDWKMFVNLQSQECDWEEISVKGPKGESSVLHDRKSGKKFSIEDALRAGNITNRQLQQYHDKEITIQEFGVMVSGKTK, encoded by the exons GAATCTGCCATTGAAGCTAAATTCACCGAAGTGAATGCAGTGAACAAGCAAAGGATGGCGAATCTGCAGTTTGCACAAGGCCTTATGAGTCAG caatcaGACGTGATCGTCAGCAACAATGTCCAACAAGTCAGATCTGCTGCTCCGGGAGAAGAATCCTGGAGGATCGAGAGTCAACTGAAAGACGAGATTCAGAGGAGGGAGCAGCTGGAGAAGGATCTAGAGAAAATCCAGACGGACATCTACATGTTGGAGGGCCAGAAGCCGGAGGACACCGTCGTCAAGAAGGAGATCATCAAGAAGGTTCCGGATCCGACTCTGGTCGACGAGGTCCACAATGTCCGTCAGAAACTGTCAGACGAAACCCGGGTCACCCGGGCCATGGACAACGAGCTGGAGGCGCTGAGGCTGAAGCTGCGCGGCATCGAAACAGAGATCAAAGAAGGAGCACAGCAGTACACCGTGAAGGAAGTGCTGCGTATCGAGAGGGACCGCggccaggaggaggaggtgaggaggctCAGGGAGGAGCTGGAAGaactgaggaggaggaagaccatCAAGGACAATGAGGTGATCCAGATCACCAAGCAGGTGACGCTCCTGGCACAGCAGAAGTCCAAGGAGCAGGAAGTGATCACAGAGGAGGAGGTGATTAAAGTGCAGAACGACCCGCAACTGGAGAACGAGTACCGCATCCTCTTGGACAGGAAGCAGAAGGAGCAGGAGGGCAGGAAGCAACTGGAGGACGAGCTGCGCTTCCTCCAGGACAAGCTCCGCAGGCTGGAGAAGGAGAAGTCCATGGCCGAGGAGAAGATCTCCATCAAGGAGGTGCTGAAGGTGGAGAAGGATATTGCCTttgagagggaggtagagaatcTCAGGATGCAACATGAGGATGAGAAGGCCAAGCACCGGTCTTCCCAAAGGGAGCGCGCCGACCTCCAGAGGAAGATCTCCAGCCTAGAGGAAGAAAAGTCAAGGGTCATAGTtcaggagaaggtgagggagaTCGTCAGGCCTGACCCCAAGGCTGAGGCTGAAGTGGCCAACCTACGCATGGAACTGGTGGAACACCAGAGGAGGTACAGAGACGCCGACCAGCAGCTGAAGTCCCACCAGGACGAGCTGAAGATGCTGAGAAACAGAGGTCCGCAGATCGAGATCAAGGAGATCATCAAGGAAGTCATCAAGTACAAGACGGACCCGCAGACCGAGAGGGAGTTGGAGAAACTCCGCAATGAGATTGTGGACAAGACGTACCAGACGGAGAAGTCAGAGATGGAGATCAGGCAGCTGAGGGACGAGATTCAGAGGTGGAAGGACACCAAGCCACAGGTGCAAATTAAAGAGGTGGTTAACGAGGTGCTGGAGTACAAAGAAAACCCCAAGACCAAGGAGGAGATTGAGATCCTGAAGAGGAAGCTGGCGGACGAGCAGAAGAAACGCCTGGACCTGGAGAGGGAGCGATCAGCTAATGAGGAGAAGATCCGGCTAAGGAAGATCGACCTGTCCCAGGTCAGGGAGAAGGTTGTCCAGCAGGAGGTGGTTAAGATGGAGGAGGACCCATTACTGAGGTCAGAGTGTAGCACCTTCACACAGAACATCAACAATgaacagaggcagagggagacccTGAAAGAGGAGCTCTTCCAACTTCAGAGGCAGAAGGCCAACCTGGACGCACAGCTGGAGGAGCTGGAGCGAGAACGCCGAGCTCGGCGCGATGCAGAGCTGGAGATCCAGAGGCTGAGGGTCAGGTTGAACGAGATGGAGGTCAGGGAcaaggagaacagggagagggtcaCAGTGAAACAGATGGTGGTTCTCCAGCAGGACCCCCAGCAAGAGAAAGAGCACTCCATCCTCAAGCtgcaggtggaggaggagagacacaaGCGCACCCTGCTGGAGAAGGAGCTGAACGTCCTGCTCGAGCAGCAGGTCACCCTGGAGAGGATGGTGGTGAAGGAGAAGGTTGTGCGCACCGAGACCATCCAGGTAGAGAAAGACCCGGAGGCTGAGCTGGAGATCGAGAAGATGACGAGGACGCTggaacaggagaagaggaggaggctcGAGCTGGACCAGGAGCTGGGCAGCCTCAAGTCCCGCCTGTCCGACATGGAGTTCACCAACACCAAGTCGTCCAAGGAGCTGGACTACATCCGCGACGAGAGCAGTCGCCTCCAGCAGGAGAACCAGAGGCTACAGAATGACATCCGCAGGCTGCAGTCCGAGATCCAGATCACCTCCACAGAGACCCGGAGCATCTCCAACTCGGCCCCCATGGAGAGCGGGAAGAACCTAGAGCTGAGGCTGGACTCACTGCAGAGGGAGCTGGCTGAACTGAAGGCCATCACCAGCCAGAAGGATGAGGAGATCGAGAAGCTACAGAAGAGCCTGTCGGCCATCCAGATcaagagggagcagagggagagccACCTGAGGAGATCCATTGTGGTCATCGACCCCGACTCGGGTAAGGAGATGAGGCcagaggaggcctacaaactggGGCTGATCGACTGGAAGATGTTTGTGAACCTCCAGAGCCAGGAGTGCGACTGGGAGGAGATCAGTGTCAAGGGCCCCAAGGGGGAGTCCTCTGTTCTCCACGACAGGAAGTCTGGGAAGAAGTTCTCCATTGAAGACGCCCTGAGGGCTGGGAACATCACCAACCGCCAGCTGCAGCAGTACCATGACAAGGAGATCACCATCCAGGAGTTCGGAGTCATGGTGTCGGGAAAGACCAAGTGA